The nucleotide window AGCTCGTCGCGCGGACGCTCGGGCTCTTGGGGTCCGATCACGTGTGGGTGGTGCATGCGGCGGACGGCCTGGACGAGTTGTCGACAACCGGATATTCGAAAGTCTCCGAGTGCCGGCACGGGGTGATGCGGACCTTCTATGTGCACCCTGCTGACTTCGGCTTGCCGAAAGGGCAGCTCACGGATCTGACCGGTGGCGATGCAGCGACCAATGCCGCGATTGCTCGCGCGGTCCTCGAAGGGCAGGTCGGACCGGCGCGCGATATCGTGCTGTTGAACGCGGGGGCCGCGCTGTTCATTGCGGGTCGTGCGGCATCGTTACAACAAGGCATCCAGATGGCTGCCAACGCACTCGACGAGAGACGCGCAGCCGTGGTCTTGGATCGCATGGTCGAAGCATCCCACGACGACGGTGAACGATGATGCGTCAGAGTAACGCTAGCCTCCTGTCCACGGTCGTTGCCGCGACCAAGCGCATCGTCGAGGGCCGCGCGGCGCGCCGGCCCTGCGCAGTGCTGGACGCGGAGGCGCCGGTGCGTCTGCCGAGGAGCAGGTCGTTCGTCGAAGCGCTGACCAAGGCAGACCGCGTCAATGTCATTGCCGAGTGCAAGCGGCGATCGCCAGCACGTGGCCTTCTCCGCAACGCGTACGACGCCGCGGCCATCGCAGACGAGTACGAGGCCGCGGGCGCGGCAGCCATTTCTGTTCTCACGGAGCCAACGTTCTTCGACGGTCACCCTGACCATCTCACTGCAGTACGTGAGACCGTGACCGTGCCAGTCCTGCGCAAGGACTTCATCGTCGATGCGTATCAACTGCACGAAGCGCGGGCCATGGGCGCCGACGCGGTGTTGCTCATCGTGGCTGCGCTCGACGAGCCCGCGCTCACGAGCCTGCTGGGCGAGGCGCAGACGCTTGGATTGGCGGCGCTGGTCGAGGTGCACGACGAGGTCGAGCTGACTACCGCGTTGTCGGCCGGGGCCTCCATCATCGGCGTGAACAATCGAAATCTCCAGACGCTCGAGGTCTCGCTCGATGTCGCGGAACGTCTGATCGACGAGATCCCGGACGATCGTGTCGCCGTCGCGGAGAGTGGTCTGCGCACCGGCACCGATCTCGGGCGCCTACGGGAGCGAGGCTACGACGCGTTCCTCGTCGGCGAGCGGTTCATGACGGCGCCGAGTCCGGGTCGCGCGCTCGCGGAGGTGATCGACGAGGCGACCGCGCTCACTGGGAGGGAGAGCCGGTGAGCCGCGCCGCTCGCGCAAACGTGGCCAACGAACCGCTCTTCCAGAGCGCGAGCGTTGCCGTCAAGATATGCGGCGTGACACGGCCGCAGGACGCCGCCCTCGCGGCAGCGCTCGGCGCGTCGGCGATTGGACTCGTGTTTTGGCCGAACAGCCCGCGTGCCGTGACGATGCCGCAGGCAAGAAGCATCGTCGACGCGGTGCCCCCGTTCACGACCGTGGTTGGCGTCTTCGTGGACCAACCGATGGAAGAGGTGATTCGGATGGCGGTCAGCTTGGGCTTGGGCGCGGTCCAATTACACGGGCACGAAAGCGTCGATCACCTGCAGCGGATTCCGTGCCGCGTCATCAAGGCGCTCGACGTCGGCGAGTACGCCACGAGCGAGTGGGTGAGTGCTCCAAGAGAGCGCGTGACGATCTTGCTGGATGCCATCGATCCGGTACGGCGCGGCGGCACGGGGCAGCAAATCGATTGGAGGGCTGCCGCGCGCATCGCCGGTCAACGCCGCGTCATCCTCTCCGGCGGTCTTCGACCGGACAACGTCGCGGAGGCGATTGGAGCGGTGCGGCCGTACGCGGTCGATGTGGCGTCTGGCGTCGAGCGCGCGCCAGGCGTCAAGGACCACGATCGCATGCGCGCGTTCATGGATGCCGTGTGTAGGCCCTAAGTCGGGCACGGAGATCAGCATGTCCAACGACACCACCGTGATGGCGACGCCAGGGCCGGTCTTTGCCCGGCGCGATCCGGACGAGCGCGGATACTTCGGACCGTTCGGAGGGCGCTTCGTGCCCGAGACGTTGGTCGCCCCCATTGCGGAGCTCACGGACGCGTACCTCGCCGTGCGGCGGGACGGAACGTTTCGCGAGGAGCTGATGCGGCTGTTTCACGAGTATGCCGGCCGTCCCACGCCGCTCCACGAGGCGCGGCGGTTTGCTGCCGAGTGCGGCGACGCGCGTATCGTCCTCAAGCGGGAGGACCTCGCGCATACCGGAGCGCACAAGATCAACAACGCGCTCGGCC belongs to Luteitalea sp. and includes:
- a CDS encoding phosphoribosylanthranilate isomerase, giving the protein MANEPLFQSASVAVKICGVTRPQDAALAAALGASAIGLVFWPNSPRAVTMPQARSIVDAVPPFTTVVGVFVDQPMEEVIRMAVSLGLGAVQLHGHESVDHLQRIPCRVIKALDVGEYATSEWVSAPRERVTILLDAIDPVRRGGTGQQIDWRAAARIAGQRRVILSGGLRPDNVAEAIGAVRPYAVDVASGVERAPGVKDHDRMRAFMDAVCRP
- the trpC gene encoding indole-3-glycerol phosphate synthase TrpC, producing the protein MRQSNASLLSTVVAATKRIVEGRAARRPCAVLDAEAPVRLPRSRSFVEALTKADRVNVIAECKRRSPARGLLRNAYDAAAIADEYEAAGAAAISVLTEPTFFDGHPDHLTAVRETVTVPVLRKDFIVDAYQLHEARAMGADAVLLIVAALDEPALTSLLGEAQTLGLAALVEVHDEVELTTALSAGASIIGVNNRNLQTLEVSLDVAERLIDEIPDDRVAVAESGLRTGTDLGRLRERGYDAFLVGERFMTAPSPGRALAEVIDEATALTGRESR